In Thermococcus stetteri, a genomic segment contains:
- a CDS encoding YhbY family RNA-binding protein: MKRLPGSVRRAIRARYYDIEPRAWIGKKGLAESVIEEINTQLKKDGILKVEIRKGALISTGMDRKALAERVAELTDSELIDIRGKRFILFKPREGWERYLRRLERKASAERREEKPVQKVRLDIANFRKKFKKGRD; this comes from the coding sequence ATGAAGAGACTACCCGGTAGCGTGAGAAGAGCCATCCGCGCGAGATACTATGATATAGAGCCGCGAGCGTGGATTGGGAAGAAGGGGTTAGCCGAGAGCGTTATCGAGGAGATAAACACCCAGCTTAAGAAGGACGGAATCCTGAAGGTCGAGATAAGGAAGGGCGCGCTCATCTCCACTGGAATGGACAGGAAGGCCCTGGCTGAGAGGGTGGCGGAGCTCACCGACAGCGAGCTCATAGACATCAGGGGCAAAAGGTTTATATTGTTCAAACCGAGGGAAGGCTGGGAAAGGTATTTAAGGCGCCTTGAAAGAAAGGCGTCAGCCGAGAGGCGGGAGGAGAAACCCGTCCAAAAGGTCAGGCTCGATATCGCTAACTTCAGGAAGAAGTTTAAGAAAGGGAGGGATTGA
- a CDS encoding 30S ribosomal protein S19e, translating into MATVYDVPGDLLVERVAKALKEVPEIKPPEWAPFVKTGRHKERLPEQEDWWYYRVASVFRKVYVDGPVGIERLRTWYGGRKNRGHAPEHFYKAGGSIIRKALQQLEAAGFVQKVPGEGRIVTPKGQSFLDKIATELKKELEEQIPELKKY; encoded by the coding sequence ATGGCGACTGTCTATGACGTTCCCGGTGATTTGCTCGTCGAGAGGGTTGCAAAGGCCCTTAAGGAGGTTCCGGAGATAAAGCCGCCCGAGTGGGCCCCGTTCGTCAAGACCGGAAGACACAAGGAGCGCCTTCCGGAGCAGGAAGACTGGTGGTACTACCGCGTTGCAAGCGTCTTCAGGAAGGTCTACGTCGACGGGCCGGTCGGAATAGAGAGGCTCAGGACCTGGTACGGTGGCAGGAAGAACCGCGGCCACGCTCCCGAGCACTTCTACAAGGCCGGCGGGAGCATAATCAGGAAGGCCCTCCAGCAGCTTGAAGCGGCTGGCTTCGTCCAGAAGGTTCCGGGCGAGGGAAGGATCGTTACTCCCAAGGGCCAGAGCTTCCTCGACAAGATCGCCACTGAGCTCAAGAAGGAGCTTGAGGAGCAGATCCCCGAGCTCAAGAAGTACTAA
- a CDS encoding DNA-binding protein has translation MAEDIEEIRKRKLMELQKKYLEQQKAQEEALKREMELEAQLEAIMRKILTPEARERLGRVKLVKPELARQVELLLVQLYQAGQIRERIDDAKLKRILAEIDARTRRDFKIKW, from the coding sequence ATGGCGGAGGACATAGAGGAGATCAGGAAGCGCAAGCTCATGGAGCTCCAGAAGAAGTACCTTGAACAGCAGAAGGCCCAGGAAGAGGCCCTTAAGAGAGAGATGGAGCTTGAGGCCCAGCTTGAGGCTATAATGAGGAAGATCCTCACACCAGAAGCTAGAGAGAGGCTTGGAAGGGTTAAACTCGTGAAACCCGAGCTTGCGAGACAGGTCGAGTTGCTCTTAGTCCAGCTCTATCAGGCCGGTCAGATAAGGGAGCGGATAGACGACGCAAAGCTGAAGAGGATTTTGGCCGAGATAGACGCCAGGACGAGGAGAGACTTCAAGATCAAGTGGTAA
- a CDS encoding transcription initiation factor IIB, translated as MSGKRVCPVCGSTEFIYDPSRGEIVCAKCGYVIEENVVDEGPEWRAFDPGQREKRARVGAPESILLHDKGLSTDIGIDRSLTGLMREKMYRLRKWQSRLRVSDAAERNLAFALSELDRLASNLSLPKHVEEEAARLYREAVRKGLIRGRSIEAVIAACVYAACRLLKVPRTLDEIADVSRVDKKEIGRSFRFIARHLNLTPKKLFVKPTDYVNKFADELNLSEKVRKRAIEILEEAYQRGLTSGKSPAGLVAAALYIASLIEGEKRTQREVAEVARVTEVTVRNRYKELVEKLNLKVPIT; from the coding sequence GTGAGCGGGAAGAGAGTCTGTCCCGTGTGTGGCTCAACGGAGTTCATATATGACCCTAGTAGGGGTGAAATAGTCTGTGCCAAGTGCGGTTACGTCATTGAGGAGAACGTGGTAGATGAAGGCCCGGAGTGGAGGGCCTTTGATCCAGGCCAGAGAGAGAAGAGGGCGCGCGTCGGCGCTCCCGAGAGCATCCTTCTCCACGACAAGGGTCTTTCAACTGACATTGGAATAGACAGGTCTTTGACGGGTCTGATGCGCGAGAAGATGTACAGGCTGAGGAAGTGGCAGTCCCGCCTCAGGGTCAGCGACGCCGCCGAGAGAAACCTTGCCTTCGCTCTAAGCGAGCTTGACCGATTGGCGAGCAACCTCAGCCTTCCGAAGCATGTCGAGGAAGAGGCGGCAAGGCTCTATCGTGAGGCCGTTAGGAAGGGTCTCATAAGGGGGCGCTCCATAGAGGCCGTCATAGCGGCCTGTGTCTACGCAGCATGCAGGCTTCTTAAAGTCCCGAGAACCCTCGATGAGATAGCCGACGTCTCCCGTGTGGACAAGAAGGAGATAGGGAGGAGCTTCCGCTTCATCGCGAGGCACTTAAACCTCACTCCAAAGAAGCTCTTCGTAAAGCCAACAGACTACGTTAACAAGTTCGCCGACGAGCTGAACCTGAGCGAGAAGGTCAGGAAGAGGGCGATAGAGATCCTCGAAGAGGCCTACCAGAGGGGACTCACAAGCGGAAAGAGCCCGGCAGGCCTGGTCGCAGCTGCCCTCTACATCGCGAGCCTAATCGAGGGTGAAAAGAGAACCCAGAGGGAAGTAGCGGAAGTTGCTAGAGTAACTGAAGTGACCGTGAGAAACAGGTACAAAGAGCTGGTGGAAAAGCTGAACCTCAAAGTCCCAATAACCTGA
- the fen gene encoding flap endonuclease-1 yields the protein MGVQIGELIPRKEIELENLYGKKVAIDAFNAMYQFLSTIRQRDGTPLMDSQGRITSHLSGFFYRTINLMEAGIKPAYVFDGEPPEFKKKELERRREAREEAEEKWYEALEKGELEEAKKYAMRATRVNEQLINDAKKLLELMGIPVVQAPSEGEAQTAYMAAKKAVYASASQDYDSLLFGAPRLVRNLTITGRRKLPGKNAYVEVKPELVVLDEVLKELGVDREKLIELAILVGTDYNLGGIKGIGPKKALTIVKRTKDPLKKYQKESDVDLYAIKEFFLNPPVTDDYELRWREPDEEGILKFLCDEHDFSEERVKNGLERLKKAVKAGKQRTLESWFGR from the coding sequence ATGGGAGTCCAAATCGGTGAGCTGATACCGCGGAAGGAGATAGAGCTGGAGAACCTCTACGGCAAGAAGGTTGCCATAGACGCTTTCAACGCCATGTACCAGTTCCTATCGACGATCAGACAGCGCGACGGGACACCCCTCATGGACTCGCAGGGCAGGATAACCTCCCACCTCAGCGGCTTCTTCTACAGGACCATCAACCTGATGGAAGCCGGCATAAAGCCGGCCTACGTCTTCGATGGAGAACCGCCTGAGTTCAAAAAGAAGGAGCTCGAGAGGAGGCGCGAAGCTAGAGAAGAAGCTGAGGAGAAGTGGTATGAGGCCCTTGAGAAGGGCGAGCTCGAAGAGGCCAAGAAGTACGCCATGCGTGCGACGAGGGTGAACGAACAGCTGATAAACGACGCCAAAAAGCTCCTTGAACTGATGGGCATTCCCGTTGTCCAGGCACCGAGCGAGGGCGAGGCACAGACCGCCTACATGGCCGCCAAGAAGGCCGTCTATGCCTCTGCAAGCCAGGACTACGACTCGCTCCTCTTCGGTGCGCCGAGGCTCGTGAGAAACCTCACGATAACTGGGAGAAGGAAGCTCCCCGGAAAGAACGCTTACGTTGAGGTCAAGCCGGAGCTGGTTGTCCTCGATGAAGTCCTCAAGGAGCTAGGGGTAGACAGGGAGAAGCTCATCGAGCTGGCCATTTTGGTCGGGACTGACTACAACCTCGGAGGGATCAAAGGTATAGGGCCGAAGAAGGCGCTCACCATCGTTAAGAGAACTAAAGACCCCCTCAAGAAGTACCAGAAGGAGAGCGACGTTGACCTCTACGCCATAAAGGAGTTCTTCCTCAATCCACCGGTTACTGACGACTACGAGCTCAGGTGGCGCGAGCCCGATGAAGAAGGAATCCTCAAGTTCCTTTGCGACGAGCACGACTTCAGCGAGGAGCGCGTTAAGAACGGCCTCGAAAGGCTGAAAAAAGCGGTAAAAGCCGGAAAGCAGAGAACCCTTGAAAGCTGGTTTGGGCGCTGA
- a CDS encoding phosphate-starvation-inducible PsiE family protein produces MSILPKPKNELTPLESTALNWLNFAFDLVVVVLAILTMVYVLYTIYDLAELMVHGFDVEEVLHRFLLIIILLELFELLTLYIKEHHVSMRRVAELGVVAIVRKLVITVDYKALGWDILIGMAALIFALGWIYVQERRRISEEEKFIVEHGLDR; encoded by the coding sequence ATGTCGATACTGCCGAAGCCCAAAAATGAGCTTACGCCCCTTGAGAGCACCGCACTCAACTGGCTGAACTTTGCCTTTGACCTCGTTGTGGTAGTCCTAGCCATTCTCACGATGGTCTACGTCCTCTACACCATCTACGACCTGGCTGAGCTTATGGTGCACGGCTTCGACGTCGAAGAGGTCCTTCACAGGTTTCTTCTCATCATCATCCTCCTTGAGCTGTTCGAGCTCCTCACCCTCTACATAAAGGAGCACCACGTAAGCATGCGCCGCGTCGCCGAGCTCGGTGTCGTTGCTATAGTGAGAAAGCTTGTTATCACGGTCGATTACAAAGCCTTAGGTTGGGACATACTGATTGGGATGGCCGCCCTCATCTTCGCCCTCGGCTGGATATATGTCCAGGAGAGGCGCAGAATCTCCGAAGAGGAGAAGTTCATCGTCGAGCACGGGCTTGACCGATGA
- the acs gene encoding acetate--CoA ligase alpha subunit — translation MADPKIEALFRPKSVAVIGASGKPGKIGYAIMKNLVDYGYEGKIYAVNIKGGEIEISGRKFPVYKSILDVPDEVDMAVIVVPAKFVPQVVEECGQKGVKVLPIISSGFGELGEEGKKVEQQLVETARKYGMRILGPNIFGVVYTPEKLNATFGPTDVLPGPLALISQSGALGIALMGWTILEKVGLSAVVSVGNKSDIDDADLLEYFKEDENTRAILIYMEGVKDGRRFMEVAKDVSMVKPIVIIKAGRSERGAKAAASHTGSLAGSDKVYDAAFKQSGVIRAYTIGEAFDYARTLSNLPEPEGENLVILTNGGGIGVMATDAAEEAGLHLYDNLEDLKVFANHMPPFGSYKNPVDLTGMAGAESYEGAVRDALANPNMHGIAVLYCQTAVLDPRDLADIVIREYNESGRKKPLVVAIVGGIEAKEAIDRLNEEGIPAYPEPERAIKALAALYRWSRWKAKQKKE, via the coding sequence ATGGCTGACCCTAAGATAGAGGCACTGTTCAGGCCCAAGAGTGTTGCAGTTATAGGTGCTTCTGGAAAGCCCGGAAAGATAGGCTATGCGATCATGAAGAACCTCGTAGATTACGGATATGAGGGTAAGATATACGCCGTCAACATCAAGGGCGGCGAGATTGAGATCAGCGGAAGGAAGTTCCCGGTCTACAAGAGTATTCTTGACGTTCCCGATGAGGTTGATATGGCAGTTATCGTCGTCCCGGCGAAGTTCGTTCCGCAGGTCGTTGAAGAGTGCGGTCAGAAGGGAGTTAAGGTTCTCCCGATAATCAGCTCCGGCTTCGGTGAGCTCGGTGAGGAGGGCAAGAAGGTCGAGCAGCAGCTCGTTGAGACCGCCCGTAAGTACGGCATGAGGATCCTCGGCCCGAACATCTTCGGCGTTGTTTACACCCCTGAGAAGCTCAACGCCACCTTCGGCCCAACCGACGTTCTCCCCGGTCCGCTCGCGCTCATCAGCCAGAGCGGTGCCCTTGGAATAGCCCTCATGGGATGGACGATCCTTGAGAAGGTCGGCCTTTCGGCCGTGGTCAGCGTTGGGAACAAGAGCGACATCGACGACGCCGATTTGCTCGAATACTTCAAGGAGGACGAGAACACGAGAGCCATCCTCATCTACATGGAGGGCGTCAAGGACGGAAGGCGCTTTATGGAGGTCGCGAAGGACGTCAGCATGGTCAAGCCGATAGTCATAATCAAGGCAGGAAGGAGCGAGCGCGGAGCCAAGGCGGCCGCTTCACACACGGGTTCGCTGGCTGGAAGCGACAAGGTCTACGATGCGGCTTTCAAGCAGAGCGGAGTCATAAGGGCCTACACCATAGGTGAGGCCTTTGACTACGCGAGGACCCTCAGCAACCTGCCCGAACCGGAGGGTGAGAACCTCGTCATCCTCACCAACGGCGGTGGAATAGGCGTCATGGCGACCGACGCGGCAGAGGAAGCCGGCCTGCACCTCTACGACAACCTTGAGGACCTCAAGGTCTTCGCCAACCACATGCCGCCCTTTGGAAGCTACAAGAACCCGGTTGACCTCACCGGTATGGCCGGAGCGGAGAGCTACGAGGGTGCCGTAAGGGATGCCCTCGCCAACCCGAACATGCACGGCATAGCGGTTCTCTACTGCCAGACGGCCGTCCTTGATCCCAGGGACCTTGCCGACATAGTCATCCGCGAGTACAACGAGAGCGGAAGGAAGAAGCCCCTCGTCGTTGCCATCGTCGGCGGTATAGAGGCCAAGGAAGCCATAGACAGGCTCAACGAGGAAGGCATTCCAGCTTACCCAGAGCCTGAGAGGGCAATAAAGGCCCTAGCTGCACTCTACCGCTGGAGCAGGTGGAAGGCCAAGCAGAAGAAGGAGTGA
- a CDS encoding metallophosphoesterase family protein: MLIALISDIHSNWEALQAVWREVKRADAILCMGDLVGYGASPNEVVEFVRKQMEKRAFLCVRGNHDNAVAFGTDWGFNPYAREAVRWHQWVMKSENLEFLRRLPVRQLFTDDMRRSYLLIHGSPRAPLDEYLFPWLPDSEFRAVLSYVRQDDLLVGHTHIPMLKVLDWRRIINPGSVGQPRDGDWRASYALIDTSEEPLENVEFHRVEYDVEEAARKIIEKGLPRFLANRLFEGV; this comes from the coding sequence ATGCTCATAGCCCTCATCTCAGACATCCACTCCAACTGGGAGGCCCTTCAAGCGGTGTGGAGGGAAGTAAAGAGGGCAGACGCGATACTCTGCATGGGGGACTTAGTTGGCTACGGGGCTTCTCCAAACGAGGTCGTTGAGTTCGTCAGAAAGCAGATGGAGAAGAGGGCTTTCCTCTGCGTCCGGGGCAACCATGACAACGCGGTGGCCTTCGGCACCGACTGGGGCTTCAACCCCTACGCGAGGGAAGCGGTTAGGTGGCACCAGTGGGTTATGAAGAGCGAAAACCTGGAGTTCCTCAGGAGGCTCCCCGTGAGGCAGCTTTTCACCGACGACATGAGGAGGAGCTATTTACTCATCCACGGCTCCCCGAGGGCTCCGCTGGACGAGTACCTCTTCCCCTGGCTTCCGGACAGCGAGTTTAGAGCTGTCCTAAGCTATGTCCGTCAGGATGACCTTCTGGTGGGCCACACTCATATCCCGATGCTCAAAGTCTTAGACTGGCGGAGAATTATTAACCCTGGCTCCGTTGGACAGCCGAGGGATGGGGACTGGAGGGCGAGCTATGCACTCATAGACACCAGCGAAGAGCCTCTAGAAAACGTGGAATTCCACCGGGTAGAGTACGATGTGGAAGAGGCAGCGAGAAAAATAATCGAAAAGGGACTTCCCAGGTTCCTGGCGAACAGGTTGTTCGAGGGCGTTTAG
- a CDS encoding PRC-barrel domain-containing protein, which translates to MVKIKASKLRDVELITDTGIRLGWVYDLSFDEETGEILVIVAEPDEDLDVSQFVTDQEGLLLIPISAVKSVGEVIIIDSNKLAVKSKLKRLPSVATATRERRLGGGLQRKD; encoded by the coding sequence ATGGTAAAGATTAAGGCATCCAAACTTAGGGATGTTGAGCTGATAACCGACACTGGAATAAGGCTCGGATGGGTCTACGATTTGAGCTTCGACGAAGAGACTGGCGAAATATTAGTCATAGTGGCCGAGCCTGATGAAGACCTTGACGTCAGCCAGTTCGTTACTGACCAGGAGGGGCTCCTCTTAATTCCTATTAGTGCAGTGAAGAGCGTGGGTGAGGTCATAATAATAGACTCCAACAAGCTGGCAGTTAAGTCAAAACTCAAACGTCTCCCGAGCGTAGCCACAGCTACGAGGGAGAGAAGGCTGGGCGGCGGCCTCCAGAGGAAGGACTAA
- a CDS encoding CDC48 family AAA ATPase: MIFGKEDERVDEIKLRVAEALKRDVGRGIVRFDRKYQRKLGVEPGDIVTLKGERVTAAIVANAHPDDRGLDIIRMDGYIRRNAGVSIGDYVTVSRAEVQEAKKVVLAPAQKGVFIQIPGEIVKQNLLGRPVVKGDLIVAGGQNEAVYSPFDELLRGFFEAMPIGFGELKFVVVNTVPKGIVQITYNTEVEVLPQAVEVKEESIPEVTYEDIGGLSDAIQKIREMVELPLKHPELFERLGIEPPKGVLLYGPPGTGKTLLAKAVANEANAHFIAINGPEIMSKFYGESEERLREIFKEAEENAPSIIFIDEIDAIAPKREEVVGEVEKRVVSQLLTLMDGLKSRGKVIVIAATNRPDAIDPALRRPGRFDREIEVGVPDKQGRKEILQIHTRGMPLEPNYDKEAVLRVLRGIKEKGSFDAKRIDKIIAEVENAKNESEVKEALKKDAEMYSEVRNRLIDRMLDELAEVTHGFVGADLAALAREAAMVVLRRLIQEGKISPEQERIPPEVLQELRVRKADFYEALKMVEPSALREVLLEVPNVHWDDIGGLEDVKQELREAVEWPLKYPKAFKMLGIEPPKGILLYGPPGTGKTLLAKAVANESEANFIAIRGPEVLSKWVGETEKRIREIFRKARQAAPTVVFIDEIDAIAPARGFEGDRVTDRLINQLLTEMDGIQENSGVVVIGATNRPDIIDPALLRPGRFDRLILVPAPDEKARLEIFKVHTRRVPLASDVDLGELAKKTEGYTGADIAALVREAALIAMRRIMRELPRELVESESEEFLERLKVSKKDFEMAMKKVRPSVTSYMMEYYRNFEENRKKQAGKERGGPDYYTF; encoded by the coding sequence ATGATATTCGGCAAAGAGGACGAAAGAGTTGATGAGATCAAGCTCCGCGTTGCGGAGGCCCTGAAGAGGGACGTTGGAAGGGGAATAGTCAGGTTTGACAGAAAGTACCAGAGAAAGCTCGGTGTTGAGCCGGGCGATATAGTCACGCTCAAAGGTGAAAGGGTCACGGCTGCAATAGTCGCCAACGCCCACCCTGACGACAGGGGGCTCGACATAATCAGAATGGACGGCTACATCAGGAGAAACGCGGGAGTGAGCATAGGGGATTATGTCACCGTTTCCAGGGCGGAAGTTCAGGAGGCCAAAAAGGTCGTTCTGGCACCTGCCCAGAAGGGAGTCTTCATCCAGATTCCGGGGGAGATCGTAAAGCAGAACCTCCTCGGAAGGCCCGTCGTCAAGGGCGACCTTATAGTGGCCGGCGGGCAGAATGAAGCTGTGTACTCACCCTTCGATGAGCTGCTCAGAGGGTTCTTTGAGGCCATGCCGATCGGATTCGGCGAGCTGAAGTTCGTTGTTGTCAATACTGTCCCAAAAGGCATCGTCCAGATAACCTACAACACTGAGGTCGAAGTCCTTCCCCAGGCCGTCGAAGTCAAGGAGGAGAGCATCCCGGAGGTCACCTACGAGGACATAGGCGGCCTCAGCGACGCCATTCAAAAAATCCGCGAGATGGTCGAGCTTCCGCTTAAGCACCCAGAGCTCTTCGAGAGGCTCGGGATTGAGCCGCCGAAGGGAGTCCTCCTCTACGGCCCGCCCGGAACCGGTAAGACGCTCCTTGCCAAGGCGGTTGCAAACGAGGCGAACGCCCACTTCATAGCCATCAACGGCCCAGAGATAATGAGCAAGTTCTACGGCGAGAGCGAGGAGAGGCTAAGGGAGATATTCAAGGAGGCCGAAGAAAACGCCCCTAGCATAATCTTCATCGACGAGATAGACGCAATAGCCCCTAAGAGAGAGGAGGTAGTTGGAGAAGTAGAGAAGCGGGTTGTCAGCCAGCTTCTCACGCTAATGGACGGTCTCAAGAGCCGCGGAAAGGTCATAGTAATAGCCGCTACCAACAGGCCCGACGCGATTGACCCGGCCCTGAGGAGGCCCGGAAGGTTTGACAGGGAGATTGAGGTCGGTGTCCCAGACAAGCAGGGCAGAAAAGAGATACTCCAGATCCACACCAGGGGAATGCCACTTGAACCCAATTACGACAAAGAGGCCGTCCTTAGGGTGCTCCGTGGGATAAAGGAAAAGGGCAGTTTCGATGCCAAAAGGATAGACAAGATCATCGCAGAGGTTGAAAACGCAAAGAACGAGAGCGAAGTTAAGGAGGCTCTCAAAAAGGATGCCGAAATGTACTCCGAAGTTAGGAACAGGCTGATAGACAGAATGCTCGACGAGCTGGCGGAAGTTACTCACGGTTTCGTCGGCGCTGATCTGGCTGCACTTGCCAGAGAAGCGGCAATGGTCGTTCTCAGGAGGCTGATCCAGGAGGGTAAGATAAGCCCTGAGCAGGAGAGGATTCCGCCGGAAGTCCTTCAGGAGCTCAGAGTCAGGAAGGCCGACTTCTACGAGGCCCTCAAGATGGTCGAGCCCAGTGCCCTCAGAGAGGTGCTCCTTGAGGTTCCAAACGTGCACTGGGACGACATTGGAGGTCTCGAAGACGTAAAGCAGGAGCTCAGAGAAGCCGTCGAATGGCCCCTTAAATATCCCAAGGCCTTTAAGATGCTCGGAATTGAGCCGCCGAAGGGGATACTCCTCTACGGTCCGCCCGGAACAGGTAAGACTCTCCTCGCCAAGGCAGTCGCCAACGAGAGCGAGGCCAACTTCATAGCGATAAGGGGTCCGGAGGTTCTCTCAAAGTGGGTCGGTGAAACCGAGAAGAGGATCAGGGAGATCTTCAGGAAGGCCAGACAGGCCGCTCCGACGGTTGTGTTCATAGACGAGATAGATGCGATAGCGCCCGCCAGAGGTTTCGAAGGGGACAGGGTTACTGACAGGTTGATCAATCAGCTCCTCACTGAAATGGATGGTATTCAGGAGAACAGTGGTGTGGTCGTCATTGGTGCGACCAACAGGCCGGACATTATCGATCCTGCACTCCTCAGGCCAGGAAGGTTCGATAGGCTGATACTGGTTCCAGCGCCGGACGAGAAGGCCAGGCTGGAGATATTCAAGGTGCACACCAGGAGAGTACCGCTTGCGAGCGATGTTGATTTGGGTGAGCTCGCCAAGAAGACCGAGGGCTACACCGGTGCTGACATAGCCGCACTCGTCAGGGAAGCCGCTCTGATAGCGATGCGCAGGATAATGAGAGAGCTTCCACGCGAGCTAGTCGAAAGCGAGTCAGAGGAGTTCCTCGAGAGGCTGAAGGTGTCAAAGAAGGACTTTGAGATGGCTATGAAGAAAGTCAGGCCGAGTGTGACTTCGTACATGATGGAGTACTACAGGAACTTCGAGGAGAACAGGAAAAAACAGGCCGGAAAGGAAAGGGGTGGACCCGACTACTATACGTTCTGA
- a CDS encoding 2,3-diphosphoglycerate synthetase — MKAVLIDGEHYPDVTRWAIQKLGNVCCAVFLGGTEKIGSLESLESKIGVPLYYSPNYLDAVRKAVLENDVDEVVDLSDEPILTYEDRFRIASLCMLLGVTYRGADFTFMPKPLKKTKKPSISIIGTGKRVGKTAVSGFVARTLKEVARPVIVTMGRGGPEEPELIDGEKIEITPEFLLRVSEEGKHAASDHFEDALTSRVTTIGCRRCGGGMAGFSFFDVVDKGVGLAESLPHDIIILEGSGATFPAYRADAYVLIIGGKQKTEFLRGYFGPFRIALSELVIVTMADEISPEKRREIEKIVGGINPEADLHFTAFRPRPLGDVSGKRLGLVMTSASALPKAVEHLEGLGAEVVVASGNLSNRPKLWADLERFSGIDAVAVELKAAAVDVVTRWALERGIEVIYLDNEPVDIDGKDLRKSVLRLGKRVLERRS, encoded by the coding sequence ATGAAGGCCGTGCTCATAGATGGTGAACACTATCCTGATGTCACCAGATGGGCAATTCAAAAGCTTGGGAACGTCTGCTGTGCCGTTTTCTTGGGCGGTACTGAGAAAATAGGCAGCTTAGAATCCCTTGAGAGTAAAATCGGGGTTCCTCTCTACTACTCTCCTAATTACCTCGACGCAGTCAGGAAGGCCGTCTTGGAAAACGACGTTGACGAGGTCGTTGATTTGAGTGATGAGCCGATCCTGACGTATGAAGACCGCTTTAGGATAGCTTCCCTCTGCATGCTCCTGGGAGTTACATACCGCGGAGCCGATTTCACCTTCATGCCGAAGCCGCTGAAGAAAACTAAAAAGCCGAGCATATCAATCATCGGCACCGGTAAGAGAGTCGGGAAGACAGCAGTCAGCGGTTTTGTTGCGAGAACCCTAAAGGAGGTCGCACGCCCGGTCATCGTGACGATGGGCAGGGGCGGTCCAGAAGAACCAGAACTCATAGACGGCGAGAAAATCGAGATAACGCCTGAATTCTTACTCCGGGTCTCAGAGGAGGGGAAGCACGCGGCATCTGACCACTTCGAGGACGCTTTGACGTCCAGAGTGACAACCATTGGTTGCAGGAGATGCGGCGGTGGGATGGCGGGCTTCTCTTTCTTTGACGTAGTGGACAAAGGTGTTGGGCTCGCGGAGAGCCTTCCCCACGACATTATAATCCTTGAGGGGAGTGGAGCGACGTTCCCGGCTTACAGGGCTGATGCTTACGTTCTTATTATCGGTGGAAAGCAGAAAACGGAATTCCTGAGGGGCTACTTTGGGCCTTTTAGGATAGCACTTTCAGAGCTGGTAATCGTAACGATGGCGGACGAGATAAGCCCCGAGAAGAGACGAGAAATAGAAAAAATTGTCGGAGGGATAAACCCCGAGGCTGACCTTCACTTCACTGCCTTTCGTCCGAGACCGCTTGGAGACGTCTCTGGCAAAAGATTGGGTCTCGTCATGACATCTGCGAGCGCACTGCCAAAGGCTGTAGAGCACTTAGAAGGGCTCGGGGCAGAGGTAGTGGTAGCTTCGGGGAACCTCTCAAACAGACCGAAGCTCTGGGCAGACCTTGAGAGGTTCAGTGGCATCGATGCAGTGGCGGTGGAACTGAAGGCGGCGGCCGTTGATGTCGTAACTAGGTGGGCGCTGGAGAGGGGCATCGAGGTTATTTACCTTGACAACGAGCCGGTAGATATAGACGGCAAAGACTTAAGGAAGTCCGTCCTGAGGCTCGGAAAAAGAGTCCTGGAGAGGAGATCATGA